A region of the Candidatus Methylomirabilota bacterium genome:
GTCGAAGGGCGAGATGCGGATGAGGCGGTGCACGCCGATCTCGCTCTTGAGGTAGCCGTAGGCATACTCCCCCGTCATCGTGATGGTGGCGGACTTGATGCCCGCCTCTTCACCGGGGAGGAGGTCCACCACCTCGGCCTTGAAGCCCGCGCGCTCCGCCCAGCGCAGGTACATCCGCATGAGCATCTGCGCCCAGTCCTGCGATTCGGTGCCCCCCGCGCCGGGATGGATGGAGAGGATCGCGTTCTTGCCGTCCTGCGGCGCGGAGAGGATGACCTTGATCTCGAACGCCTCGATGGCGTCGCGGAGGGCGGCCAGGCTCACAGAGATCTCGGCCCCGTGACTCTCGTCTCCAGCCTCGGTGGCCATCTCCCACAGGAGCCGCGCCTCCTCGGCCTGGGTGGTCAGCTCCTTGAAGCGGGTTACCGTGCGGTTGAGCTCGGCGCGCTCCTGGACGACGGTCTGCGCGCGCCGCGTGTCGTCCCAGAACGTCGGGCGCGACATCTCCTCGTCGATGGCGGCGAGGCGAGCTTCCTTGGCGGGCAGGTCAAAGATGACCTCGGAGATCGTCGAGGCGCCGCTCCACGTCCGCCATGTCCCGCTTCAGCTCGCTCAGCACGAAGACCTCCGGAAGTAGGTGAAGCCGGCCGTCGCTCCGACCAGCGCCAGACACGCATACACGAACCAGTCACCCCAGCGCACGTAGAGCGTCGCGCGCTGGCGCAGCGGCACCCGATCCACCAGCACCCCGCGCTCGCCCAGCGGCAGCATGCGCCGAATCCGTCCGCTGGGGTCGACGAAGGCCGACACGCCCGTATTCGCCGCCCGGACGATGGCCACCCGATTCTCGACCGCGCGCAGCGGCACCGTACCCAAGTGCTGCCACGGCCCACTCGTCTCGCCGAACCAGGCGTCGTTGGTGATGTTCGCCATGAACGCCGCGCCCGCGATCACGCCCCGGCGAAACAGCTCCGGGAAGATGACCTCGTAGCAGATCACCGTGCCGAACGGGGCGCCCTCGAGCGGCATGATCACCGGCTCTGTGCCCGCTCCGAAGTCCGATATGAACTCGGCCCAGCTCCGCACGAACCCGATGAGCCAGGCCAGGGGGACATATTCCCCGAACGGCACCAGGTGAATCTTATCATACTTGGCCCTAATCCCTTGTCCGGTCAGGAAAAATGCGCTGTTCAGGAATTGCGGCCGGGGGGTCTCCCGACGATCGACTGACCCGGCCAGGAGCGGCATCCGAAGCTCCGCGGACAGGCGCGTCAGCCGGCCCAGGAGCGCCGGGTCTCCGCGGAGGAAGATGGTGGTCGCGGTCTCCGGCCAGAGCACCGCCGCCGGACGCGACGTGGGGTCGCCCACGTCCACGGGGCGCGCCGCCTCTCGCGTGAGGGCCTCGTAGATGTCCATGATCTCGGCGTGCCGCTCGGGATCCCATTTGAGCGTCTGGGCGATGTTGGGCTGAATCACCGCGATGCGCACGTGGGTGCCCGGCGCAGGTGTCACGGCGAGCGCGCTCCATCCGAACGCCAGGGCGCCGAGGACCAGGGCGCCGGCGGCAACCATCCCCGGGAGCGCGCGGCGCCAGCCGAGACGGACTGCCGCCGCGAGCGCACAGTTCACCGCGACGAGAAGGAATGACACGCCGTAGACGCCGGTGAGCTCCGCGATCTGGATCACGGGCAGCACGCCGTGCTGCGAATATCCGGCGAGCCCCCAGGGAAAGCCGTCCATGAGCCACCCGCGCAGCCACTCGCCGGCCACCCAGAGGGGCGGCACGGTAGCGAGCGCCCAGCCCGGTCCCAGGCGCGGCCGCGTCCATGCCACCCATGCCCCGGCGAGGCCGACGTAGAGTGCACAGTACCCGGCCAGCAGCGCGATGGGCCCCCACGTGAGCGGCCACGGGATCGCGCTGTAGTGGCGGAAGGTGTGATCGAGCCAACGGAGGAGGACCACGAAGAACACGGCGCCCTCGAGCCACGCCTCGCGGAACGCCGCGCGCGGCGGCAGGACGAGCGCCCAGGCGAGCGTGGGCACGAGCCAGATCCAGGCGAGCGGCCACCAGTCCGTCGCGGGATACGCGAGGGCGCCCAGCACGCCCCCGGCGATGAGCACCGGCACCCGCACCATCGGCGGCGCGAGCCCGGGTGCTCGCTCAGAACCCACCGGCGAGGCGCTCGGCGAGGAGGCGAGGCAGGCCCGCGGCGAGGATACGGCGCGCGGCTTCCCGGTGATCGTAGGATACGCGGCGGATGTCGACCCGCCGCGCCTCCACGTCCCACACCGCGTAGGCCGCGCGGGGATCGCGGTCGCGGGGCTGGCCCACGCTGCCGACATTGATCAGGTAGCGCCGGCCGGCTTCGAGGGCCACGTCCACCGGCCATGCGGTGAACGTGGCCGCATGCTCGGGCCCGCTCGAGCCCAACGACCAGACGCCGGGCCGGTGCGAGTGCCCCACGAAGCACAGGCGCGTCGCGAAGTCCTGGAACACCGCGAACCCCTCCTCGGCGGAGAGGAGATAGTCCCATTCCTCCGGTCGATGCGGGCTCGCGTGGACGAGGGTCGCGTCCTCGACGGTGGCGGTCAGGGGCCGCGCGCCGAGCCAGGCCAGCGTGTCGGGCGCCAGCTGCTCGCGCGTCCACAGCGTGGCCGCACGAGCCATCGGATTGAACCAGGCGAGGTCGAGGAGGCCGGCGACGCCGTGCTCGTGATTGCCGCCCACCAGCGCGCTCGCGCGCTCCCCCACGATGTCGACGCAGGCCTCGGGGTCCGCGCCGTAGCCGACGAGGTCGCCGAGACACAGCACGGCGCGCGCCCCCTCCCTGGCCGCGTCGGCGAGCACGGCGTCCAAGGCGGGATGGTTGGCGTGTATGTCCGACAGGACGGCGTAGCGGATGATGGGGACCGTGGCCGCTAGTCGGGCGGCCGGTGCTCTTTGTGCACGCGGTCGAGGAGCCCGTTGATGAAGCGGCTCGATTCGCGCGTGCTGAACTTCTTCGCGACTTCGAGCGCCTCGTTGATCGCGACCTTCGGCGGGATGTCGGCCCGCCACAGGAGCTCGAAGACGCCCGCGCGGAGGATGTTGCGGTCGACCACGGCCATGCGGTCCATGTCCCAGTTCTCCGCGTACTGGGCGATGACCTCGTCTATCTTCTCCTGATGGAGTGTGGTGCCCCGCACGAGGGACTCGACGAACGCCCGCACCTCGTCGTCCACCGGATGGCGGGCCCAGAACTCGTCGAAGTAGGGCTCGGCGCTCGCCGCCTCCTGGAGATCCAGCTGGTAGAGGAGCTGCAGGGCCAGCTCGCGGGACTTGCGACGCTTGCCCATTCAATGCCTCCGCGGACGCGAGCGACCACGGAGCCACTCCGCCATCTCGAGCACGGCGTGGGCGGCCTCCTCCCCGCGATTGCCGACGGCGCCGCCCGCGCGCTCCCACGCCTGCTCCTCGGTGAGCGCGGTGATCACCCCGAAGCCGATGGGCACGCCGGTGGCGAGCGACGCCTCGCGGATGCCCGCGGCCGCCTCACGGCAGATGAAGTCGAAGTGGGGCGTGCCACCCTTGATGACGACACCCACGCAGGCGACACCGGCGAACCGCCCCGATCTGGCGAGGGTAAGCGCCGCGAGGGGAAGTTCGAAGGAGCCGGGCACCCAGTGCACCTCGACGCGGCCGGCGCCGATGCCCGCCTCGGTAAAGGCGGCCACCGCGCCGTCGGCGAGCTTCTTCGAGATCGCCTCGTTGAAGCGGGCGGCGACGACGGCGAAGCGCGCCGTGGCCGAGCCGCCGGCGACACCCTCGCGCGGCCGCGACGTGGGGGCGCGGCCCGCCATCTCAGTCGGGGAACGCCGAGAAGAGGTGGCCCATCTTCTCACGCTTGGTGGTGAGGTAGCGGCGGTTGGCGTCGGTAGGCGGGATCTCGAGCGGCACGCGCTCGACGACGCGCAGGCCGTAGCCCTCGATGCCGACGATCTTTTTCGGGTTGTTGGTCAGGTAGCGGAGGTTCCTGATGCCGAGGTCCACCAGGATTTGCGCGCCGATGCCGTAGTGACGGAGATCCGCCCCGAAGCCGAGAGCATGGTTGGCCTCGACCGTGTCCTTGCCCTGGTCCTGCAGCTCGTACGCGCGCAGCTTGTTGACGAGCCCGATCCCCCGCCCCTCCTGCCGCATGTACACGAGCACGCCGCGGCCTTCGCGGGCAATGATGGCGAGCGCGCGATGCAGCTGGGAGCCGCAGTCGCAGCGCTCGGAGCCGAACACGTCGCCGGTGAGGCACTCCGAGTGGACGCGCATCAGCACCGGCGCGTCCCCCGACACGTCGCCCATGACGAGGGCCACCGGCACGCGGTCGTCCACGGTGGTGTCGTAGGCGATGCACAGGAACTCGCCGAACTCGGTGGGCAGGCGAGTCTCTGCCGCGCGGCGGACCAGCTTCTCCTTCTGCATCCGATACTCGATGAGGTCCTTGATCGTGATGACCATCAGCCCGTGCGTGCGCGCGGTCTTGAAGAGCTCGGGCAGGCGCGCCATCCCGCCTTCCTCGTCTAGGATCTCGCAGATCACGCCCATGGGCGCGGAGCCCGCCATGCGGGCGAGGTCCACCGCCGCCTCGGTGTGGCCGGCCCGGCGCAGCACGCCGCCGGGGAGCGCGCGGAGGGGAAAGATGTGCCCGGGGCGGTTCAGATCCTCGGGGCGCGAGGCGGGATCGACCAGCGTGCGGATGGTGACGGCCCGGTCGTAGGCAGAGATGCCGGTGGTGACGCCCCGCCGCGCGTCGACGGTGGTGGTGAACGCGGTGCCGTGGGGCTCGGTGTTGTCTCGCACCATGAGGCCGATCTCGAGCTCGTCCAGCCGCTCGCCGAGCATGGGCACGCAGATGAGGCCGCGCCCGTACCGGGCCATGAAGTTGATGGCCTCCGGGGTAACCCGATCCGCGGCCATGACGAGGTCGCCCTCATTCTCGCGATCCTCGTCGTCCACGACGACCAGCATCCGGCCGGCGCGGATCTCCTCGATGGCGTTCTCGATGGTCGCGAACTGTCCGACGCTCACGTCCCCACGGTTGCTGATCACGAGCGAGTCCCTCCCGGCTCTCCGGCGGGTCGCCCGCCGAGGCTCCACGCGCGCAGCACGTACTTGCCGATCATGTCCATCTCGAGATTCACGCGCCGTCCCCGCCGGGTCGCCCCGAGCGTCGTGACGGCGAGCGTATGGGGGATCACCATCACCTCGAACGCCCCCTCCTCGAGCGCCGCCACCGTCAGGCTCACGCCGTCCACCGCCACCGAGCCCTTCGCGATCAGGTACGGGGCGAGCCGTGGGTCCTGCCATTCTACCCTGATCCGGGAGGTGTCCGCCGCGCGCTCCACCGCGGTCACGACGCCGATGCCGTCGACGTGGCCCTGCACGATGTGGCCGCCCAGGAAGTCCCCCATTCGCAGCGGACGCTCGAGGTTCACGGGATCGCCCGCCACCAGATCGCCGAGGGTGGTGATGGTGAGTGTCTCCGGTCCCATGTCGAAGCCGAGCGCGTCGCTGCCGCGCTCGACCACGGTGAGGCAGACGCCATTGACGGCAACGCTCGACCCGAGATCCGTGCCGTCGAGGGCCTTGCCCGCCGCGACGACCAGGCGCGCCCCTCGACGGTCGAGGACGCGCCCCAGCTCCTCGACGATTCCGGTGAACACGGCTAGCGCGCGTCCTCGCGATGGATGACGTCGGCCTCGATGAGCCAGTCGTCGCCCACCGCGAGAGCGCTCGCGCGGGTGAGCGAGACGGCGTCGCCGAGGGCGCGTCCCGGGCCGCCCACCGGAGTGGGCGCCCCGCGCCCGCCCACGAGCTTCGGCGCGACGAACACCGCGACTCGGTCCACGAGGTCGGCGGCGAGAAAGCCCGCGTTGAGTTCCGCCCCGCCTTCCACGAGCACGGCGATGACGTCGAGGGCGAAGAGGCGGCCGGCGAGATCGACCAGATCCACGTGGCCGCCCGCGCTCTTGCACGCGAGGACGGCGGCGCCGGTCGCCTCCAGCGCAGCGATCCGCTCCGAGGGCGCGGCGTCGGTCACCGCGACGAGCGCGCGAGCGGGCGTGCCCGCCGTGAGGACACGGGCGGTGCGGGGCAGGCGCGCCTGACTGTCCACGACCACGCGCCAGGGCTCGCGCGGCCACGGCCGGCCCAGGCGCACGTCCAGCGCGGGGTCGTCGGCGAGCGCGGTGCCGATGCCCACCACGACCGCGTCGGACTCGCTGCGCAGGCGGTGCGCCTCCCGCCGCGCGGCCTCACCGGTGATCCAGCGCGAGGCGCCGTCGTGCGCGGCGATCTTGCCGTCGAGGCTCATCGCCGCCTTGAGAGTCACGTGCGGACGGTGGCGGGCCATCGCCGTGAAGAACGCGCGGTTGAGATCGCGCGCCTCGTCCTCCCGGACCCCGACGGACACGTCGACGCCAGCCGCGCGCAGGGCCTCCGCGCCCCCGCCGGGCACGCGCGGGTTGGGATCGCGCACCGCGCTCACGACACGCGTCACCCCCGCCGCGATCACGGCCGGCGCGCAGGGCGGCGTGCGACCCTGATGATTGCAGGGCTCGAGCGTCACGTAAAGGGTGGCGCCGCGCGCCCTGCCTCCCGCCGAGCCCAGCGCGATCACCTCGGCGTGCGGGCCGCCGGCGCCGGCGTGGAACCCCTCCCCGACCACCGCGCCGCCCGTCACCACCACCGCCCCCACCATCGGATTCGGCGAGGTGAGCCCGCGGCCACGCGCCGCGAGCTCGAGCGCCCGCGCCATCCAGTGCGCGTCGTCGGCCGCGGGGCTCATGCGTCCGGCAGGAGCGCCGCGGCGAAGGCCTTGGCGTCGAACGGTTGGAGGTCCTCGACCTTCTCCCCCACCCCGACCAGCTTGATCGGCACGCCCAGTTCGCGCCAGATGCGAACCACGATCCCGCCCTTGGCGGTGCCGTCGAGCTTGGTGAGCACGATCCCGGTGAGCCCCACCGCCTCGTGGAAGAGCCGCGCCTGCGCGAGCCCGTTCTGACCCGTCGGCGCTTCCAGCACCATGAGGCATTCCTGCGGCGCGCCCGGGAGCTGTCGCTCGATCACTCGCTTGAGCTTCGACAGCTCGTCCATGAGGTTGGTCTTTGTGTGCAGGCGCCCCGCGGTGTCGACGAGCAGCACATCCGTGCCGCGGGCCGCCGCCCCCTTCACCGCGTCGAAGACCACCGCGGCGGGATCGGCGCCGGCCGCCTGCCGGATCACCGGCGCGTCGGCCCGGCGGCCCCACTCCTCGAGCTGCTCGATGGCGGCGGCGCGAAACGTATCGGCCGCGGCGAGGGCCACCGACTTCCCCTGCGCGCGGAGCGCCGCGGCGAGCTTGCCGGTGGTGGTAGTCTTGCCGGCGCCGTTGACGCCGAGCATGAGGGCGACGGCGGGTCGCCCTTCGAGAGCGAGCGGGGCGGCCGCGGGCTCGAGCGTCTCCTCGAAGAGGCGGCGAAGGAGCGAGCGCACGTCGGCGGCGTTGCTGACCCGGCCACGCTTTGCGTCCGCGCGCACGCGGTCCACGAACTCCGCGGCGGTCGCCGCTCCCAGGTCCGCGGTGAGGAGCATCTCCTCCAGCTCCTCGAGGAGAGCCTCGTCGACCGGGCGTCCGGCGGCCAGCAGCGTGTCGAGGCCCTCGTCGAAGAGCTGCCGCGAGCGCCGAAGGCCGTCCTTGAACCGGTCGGCGAGGGAGCCGAAGAAGCTCATGAGATCCTCAGCCGCCGTCGGCGGGGAGGACGAGCTCGCGGATCACCGCCCCCGGCGCGCCGATGGGCGGCAGCGGGCGGCCGTTCAGCTCGAGCGAGATCCCGCCGGCATTTCCCACCGTGAGCACGAAGCGCTTCTCCGCGCTCCACTCGCGCGTGGCCCCGGCGGGCAAGAGTTCCTCCACGCTCCGGACCCCGTCGATCTGCACGCGGATCCAGGTAGGCTCGAGCGCCTTGGCCACCAGGTGCTGACCGCCGCGGGGCGGCGCGGCGGTCGCGGCCGCCGGCACCGAGGTCGCCGCGGGAGGCGGGGCGGCCGGGGCCGCAGGCGTCGCGACGGGGGTCGGGGCTGGCGCGGTCGACACCTCCTGCGCGCCGGGGGCCTCGGTGGCGCGGGGCATCGGGGTGGCGGCGGGTGGCGCGGCCGGGGCGACCGCAGGCACGACAGGCGCGCGCGTAAGGCGTGACGACGAATCTCGCCCGGAGTTGAGGATGAAGAGCGCCGTGCCGAGCACGACGAGCAGGATCACGCTCACGAAGACGGGGCCGCGCCCCAGGCCGGCGCCGCGCGCGTCGAGATGGCCCGTGCTGACGGCGTGCGATCGATCCCCGGTCAGCTCGCGATACCGCGACAGTGCCTCGCCCGGGTCGGTCTGGAGGAACTCGCAGTAGGCGCGAATGAACCCCTTCACGAACACCGGCGCCGGCAAGGAGGCCAGATCCTCGACCTCGAGCGCCTCTAGGTGCGCGCGGCCGACGCGGGTGGCGCGGGTGACCTCGTCCAGGGACACGTCCTTGGCCGAGCGTAGCTCGCGCAGATATGTGCCGAGGGAGCCCATGGAAGCCTCTCCGCTACTCTAAGCCGCGAAGAGCGGAACAGTCAACGAGGAGGCGAAGTTACGCTTCGGTCAACTGGACGGACACGAGCCGGGAGAGGCCGGGCTCCTCCATGGTCACGCCGTAGAGCACGTCCGCGGCTTCCATGGTCTTTCGGTTGTGGGTGATCACGATGAACTGCGTCTGGCTGCAGAGCTCCCGCAGCACCCGCAGGAAGCGGTGGATGTTGGCGTCGTCCAGGGGCGCGTCGACCTCGTCGAGCACGCAGAACGGGCTCGGTCGGTAGTAGAAGATTGCGAACAGCAGCGCGAGGCCCGTCAGCGCCTTCTCGCCACCAGACATGAGCGTCACGGCCTGCAGCCGCTTGCCGCGCGGCTGGGCCATGAGCTCCACCCCCTGCTCGAGAGGGTCGTCGTCGCCTTCCTCCGGCTCCACCATGCGCAGCTCGGCCCGCCCGCCTTCGAACAAGCGGCTGAAGATCTCGCCGAAGTGTCGGTTGACCTGATCGAAGGCCTCCTGGAATCGGTCCTGGGCGGTGCGCGTCATGCCCCGTAGCGCGCGCTCCAGGTCCTTGATGGAGCCAGTGAGGTCGTCGTACTGCGCGCGGAGGAAGCCCAGGCGCTCCTCCAGCTCGCGGTACTCCTCGTCGGCGACGAGGTTCACCGGCCCCATCGCCTCGAGCTTCTGGCTAAGGTCGACGTGGCGATCACGCAGGGCCAGCGTGTCGCGCTCGGGGCCGTGCGCGGCGAGCAGCGCCTCCGGGCTGTCTACCCCGTGGGTCCGACGCGCCTCCTGGACCAGCTCCTCGCGGCGCACCCGACCTTCGGTGTCCTGCAGCTCCAGATCGTGGATGCGGGCGACCAGGCGCTGGCGCTCGGCCTCGGCCAGCCGTAGCTCCCCGTCGACCGCTTGCCGCTCGGCCACCTGAGACTGGTGGATCTCGGCGGCAGCGCGAACCTCGCCTTCCAGGCGGTCACGATCGAGCACGGCCTCGCGCGCGCGCGCGTCGGCCCGCGCGACCTCAGCGGCCAGCTCGGCACGACGCTCTGCGAGCTGCGCCCGGCGTAGCACCGCGCCGTCCAGCCGCTCACCGGCCTCGCGGCCCAGCTCCTCGAGCCGGTCGATGTCGCGGGCCAGGGCTTCGACGCGCTCCGCCACCGCGGCGACCTCGACGCGATGGTCGCCGATTTCCGCTCCGAGCGCAGCGTCCGCCCGCTCGGCCGCTTCCACCTCCTCGCGCAGCGCGCTCAGGGTGCCCTCGAAGCCCGCCTCGCGGTCGCGCGCGTCCGCGAGGGCCGCGCCCACCTCGGCGATGCGCCGCGCCGTCTCGACGTGCTCGGCCTCGATCTGTGCGTGCTCGGCGGCGAGCGTGGCCAGATAGCGCTCGAGCCGGTCCGTCTCGCGCTGCGCGGCCTCGAGGTCCTTGTCACCGGTCAGCCGCTCCGCCTCCCGGCTCTGCACGGAGGAGACCAGCGTCGACTCGCGCTCCCGGAGGACGCCGAGCATGGCCTCGAGCGCTTCGAGCTGCCCCCGCTCCTGCTCAACGGCGACCGCGCCGGCCGCGACCTCGTCGCGGAGCTGACGGATGGCGCGCTTGCGGCGAAGCAGTGAGTGCTCCTGCGCCTCGCGATCTCCATCGCGGCGACCGCCGGTGAGCCGGCCGGTCGGCGAGAGCACCTCGCCGGCCGGCGTCACATAAGTCGCGACCACGCCGTTCCGCCGCCACAGACGCTCGGCCTGATCGAGGTGGTCGACCACGCCGACCCGGCCGAGGAGATAGCGGAGCAGTGCCGGCTGCGGACCGCCGATGAGCCGCGAGGCCCAGCGGACGTCGCTCGAGTCGTCGGGCGTCACTCCATTGGACGGCAGCGTGTCGAGCGGCAGGAACGTGGCCGGCCCTGCGTTCTCGCGCTCGAGGTAGCCGAGGGCCGCCCGCGCGTGCTCGAAGCGCTCCACCACCACCCACTGGAGCCGGTCACCGAGCACGCCCTCCACCGCCGCCTCGAGCCCGGTCGGGACGTCGAGGAGATCGGCGACCGTGCCCACCACGCCGTGAAGCGCACTCGTGCTGGCCGCGAACACCGCGCGCACACCCGCCCCGTATCCTTCACGCTCGCGCTCGAGCTGCTCGAGCGCCTCCAGCTGAGACTCGCGCGCGGCGAGGGCGAGCCGCCGATCGCCGAGGGCCACCTGCGTCCGTTCGCGCGCGGCCTCGCCCGCCTCGCGCTCGCTTTGCACCTGGCGCCGCTCGGTCTCGAGCAGCGAGAGCTGCTGCCCGGTGGCCTGACGCCGCTCCTCGACGCGGAAGCGGCGGGCGGCCACCGCGTCGGCTTCCCTCTCGGCCTGAGCCGCCTCCGCGGCCAACCGGGCCAGCCCGCGCTCGCGGTTGAGCCCGCGCTCGCGCAGCTCGCCCTCCTCACGCGTCAGCTCGGCGCGGCGGCCCGCCGCGGTCACCTGCTCACGACGGAGGGTGTCGAGCCGAGCGCGTCGGGCGTCCACGTCCAGGCGCGCGGCGGCGGCCCGCTCCTCGAGATCGGCCAGGCGCGCGATCCGGTCGGCATGGCGCTCGCGCCCCTCCCCGAGCCCGCGAATCTTGTCCTCGCGCTCAGCGCCCAGGGCGACCCGGCGCTCGCCGATCGCGGTGATCTCGCCGCCCAGCCGCCCGTCCTCCTCATCGAGCTCGCGGATCTGCACGAGCAGCTGCTCGCGGCGCTCGATCAGGCGCTCGGCCTCGCCCTGGATCTTCTGGACGAGCTGCCGGAGGTCGGCGAGCCGGAACTCCGTCTCCTGGATGGCGGCGCTCTGGAGCGCCTGGCGGGACTGGAGCGCCGCCTGTTGCACGACGCGCTCCTCCTGCTCGAGGTGCAGCCGCTGCATCTCGACGGCGAGCGCGTCGTGCTTCGCGGTCAGGGCGGCGAAGTCGGCGGCGAGCATGGCGAGGCCCAGCGCCTGCTTCTCGGCGTGCAGCGCCTTGTACTGCTGGGCCTTCCGCGCCTGGCGCTCGAGCGAGCCGAGCTGGCGGCGCACCTCGTCCATAATGTCGCGGACGCGCTGCAGGTTCTGACGGGTGGCGTCGAGCTTGCCCTGGGTCTCCGCGCGCTGCTGCTTGTAGCGGGCGATCCCGGCCGCCTCCTCGATGAAGACCCGTCGCTCCCACGGCTTTGCGGTCAGCACGTGGTTGAGCCGCTCCTGGTCCATCAGCGCGTAGGCCTTGGGATTGACCCCGGTGCCCGCGAAGAGATCCTGGACGTCGCGAAGGCGGCATACCGACTTGTTCAGGAGGTATTCGCTCTCCCCCGTGCGGTAGAGGCGCCGCGCCACCGCGACCTCACTCCAGGGCACCCCGAGCGCGCCGTCGTTCCCGAAGATGAGGCTGACCTCGGCCATGCCGGTCGACTTCCGCGAGGCGGCACCGTGGAAGATGACGTCTTCCATCTTGGCGCCGCGGAGGGTCTTGGGGCTCTGCTCGCCGAGCGCCCACCGGATGGCGTCGGCCACGTTCGACTTGCCGCAGCCGTTGGGACCGACGATGCAGGTGATGCCGGGAAGGACGCGAACCTCCGACTTCTCGGCGAAGGACTTGAAGCCATGAAGTACGATCTGTTCGAGCCGCATGTATGCGCCCGCGGGCGCTACTTACTGTTACCACACGGGTTGCCGGGCCACCAAGAAAAAAACCCCAGGCGTGGGGGGTGTGGCCGGAGAGCGCTACCAGATGTCGGCGGGGCGCTCGCTTAGCCGCCCATGAGGGCGTGGCACTTCTTGTATTTCTTGCCGGAGCCGCACGGGCACGGGTCGTTGCGGCCGACCTTCGCGCCGTTGACGGCGCGCACCTCGCGTCCCGCTGGCGCGCGGCCGGCGCCGATGTCGCCGGCGGCGCCGTGGCTCTCCTGCCAGCGCGGGGCGGGCGCCGGGGCTGCCGCGACACGTACGGGCTCGGCCTCCTCGCGCACCATGCGCACCTTGAAGAGCTGCTCCAGGACCACTTCTTTCAGACGGTCGACCATCTCCTGGAACATGTCGAACGCTTCCTTCTTGTACTCGGTGAGTGGATCGCGCTGGCCGTAGCCGCGAAGCCCGATGCCCTCCTTGAGGTGATCCATGCTCAGGAGGTGATCCTTCCAGAGCTGATCGATCCCGCGGAACTCGCCGTCCTCCCAGCGGAGGCCCAGCACGATCCACCGCTCGAGGCGATGGAACATCTCCGGCCCCATTTGCGCCTCGCGCTCCCGGTAGGACTTCACCGCGAGCTCGGTGACCTCCTCCACGAGCTCCTCGGGGGCGCGCATCTCCGTCACGTCGAGCTCGGCGGGCAGGCGGAAATCGAACTGGCGATGCAGGGCCTCGTTGAGCCCGGCCACGTCCCACGTCTCCGCATGCGTCCCGTCGGGCGCGTAGCGCGCCACCGTGGCGGCCGCCACCTCGTCGATCCACTCGAGCACCGTCTCTTCCTGGCTCTCCCCTTCCAGGATCTCCCGGCGCATGCCGTAGACGATCTCGCGCTGCTTGTTCATGACGTCGTCGTACTCGAGGAGGTGCTTCCGGATCTCGAAGTTCCGGGTCTCCACGCGCTTCTGCGCGGTGCCGATGGCCCGAGTCACCATCCCGTGCTCGATGGGCTCGCCTTCCTCCATGCCGAGGCGGTCCATGATTTTCTGGATGCGCTCCGAGCCGAAGATCCGGAGGAGATCGTCCTCGAGCGAGAGGTAGAAGCGCGAGGAGCCGGGGTCGCCCTGGCGGCCGGAGCGGCCGCGCAGCTGATTGTCGATGCGGCGCGACTCGTGGCGCTCGGTGCCGATGATGTGCAGGCCTCCCAGGCTCACCACGCGGTCGTGCTCGGGATCGGTCAGGCGCTTGGCCTCGGTCCAGGCGGCTTCGCGGGCAGCGGGCGGCGCAGTGGCGGGATCCAGCCCCTTCTTTCGGACCAGCTCCTTGGCGAGGAAGTCCGGGTTGCCCCCGAGCAGGATGTCGGTGCCGCGGCCGGCCATGTTGGTGGCGATGGTGACCGACTTCTCCCGCCCGGCCTGGGCCACGATCTCGGCTTCCCGCTCGTGGTACTTCGCGTTGAGCACCTGGTGCGGGATGCCGCGTTTCTTGAGGAGCCGGGAAAGGTGCTCGGAGATCTCGATGGACACCGTGCCCACGAGCACTGG
Encoded here:
- the smc gene encoding chromosome segregation protein SMC; the encoded protein is MRLEQIVLHGFKSFAEKSEVRVLPGITCIVGPNGCGKSNVADAIRWALGEQSPKTLRGAKMEDVIFHGAASRKSTGMAEVSLIFGNDGALGVPWSEVAVARRLYRTGESEYLLNKSVCRLRDVQDLFAGTGVNPKAYALMDQERLNHVLTAKPWERRVFIEEAAGIARYKQQRAETQGKLDATRQNLQRVRDIMDEVRRQLGSLERQARKAQQYKALHAEKQALGLAMLAADFAALTAKHDALAVEMQRLHLEQEERVVQQAALQSRQALQSAAIQETEFRLADLRQLVQKIQGEAERLIERREQLLVQIRELDEEDGRLGGEITAIGERRVALGAEREDKIRGLGEGRERHADRIARLADLEERAAAARLDVDARRARLDTLRREQVTAAGRRAELTREEGELRERGLNRERGLARLAAEAAQAEREADAVAARRFRVEERRQATGQQLSLLETERRQVQSEREAGEAARERTQVALGDRRLALAARESQLEALEQLEREREGYGAGVRAVFAASTSALHGVVGTVADLLDVPTGLEAAVEGVLGDRLQWVVVERFEHARAALGYLERENAGPATFLPLDTLPSNGVTPDDSSDVRWASRLIGGPQPALLRYLLGRVGVVDHLDQAERLWRRNGVVATYVTPAGEVLSPTGRLTGGRRDGDREAQEHSLLRRKRAIRQLRDEVAAGAVAVEQERGQLEALEAMLGVLRERESTLVSSVQSREAERLTGDKDLEAAQRETDRLERYLATLAAEHAQIEAEHVETARRIAEVGAALADARDREAGFEGTLSALREEVEAAERADAALGAEIGDHRVEVAAVAERVEALARDIDRLEELGREAGERLDGAVLRRAQLAERRAELAAEVARADARAREAVLDRDRLEGEVRAAAEIHQSQVAERQAVDGELRLAEAERQRLVARIHDLELQDTEGRVRREELVQEARRTHGVDSPEALLAAHGPERDTLALRDRHVDLSQKLEAMGPVNLVADEEYRELEERLGFLRAQYDDLTGSIKDLERALRGMTRTAQDRFQEAFDQVNRHFGEIFSRLFEGGRAELRMVEPEEGDDDPLEQGVELMAQPRGKRLQAVTLMSGGEKALTGLALLFAIFYYRPSPFCVLDEVDAPLDDANIHRFLRVLRELCSQTQFIVITHNRKTMEAADVLYGVTMEEPGLSRLVSVQLTEA
- the secA gene encoding preprotein translocase subunit SecA; this translates as MLSSVFRAVFGTKHERDAKRMRPAVDAINALEPTMQALDDAALRAKTDELRTRLTDGAELDDLLEEAFAVCREAARRTVRMRHFDVQLMGGMVLHEGTIAEMATGEGKTLVATLPAYLNALPGLGTHIVTVNDYLARRDAQWMGPIYHALGLTVGVIQHEVSYLFDPTFVQSDIRLASLRPCTRREAYQADITYGTNNEFGFDYLRDNMRFSLEEMVQREHHYAIVDEVDSILIDEARTPLIISGPAEGSTDKYYKIDRIIPKLSRAATIVEGKLSEIEATAEGDYIVDEKSRAVSLTEQGISRCEKLLGVENLYDPSQMELLHHIHQALKAHALFKKDVDYVVKDGQVVIVDEFTGRLMPGRRWSDGLHQAVEAKEGVKIESENQTLATITLQNYFRMYDKLAGMTGTAATESEEFAKIYELDVTVVPTNRPLTRVNHADVVYKTAREKFEAVSNEIAERHAKGQPVLVGTVSIEISEHLSRLLKKRGIPHQVLNAKYHEREAEIVAQAGREKSVTIATNMAGRGTDILLGGNPDFLAKELVRKKGLDPATAPPAAREAAWTEAKRLTDPEHDRVVSLGGLHIIGTERHESRRIDNQLRGRSGRQGDPGSSRFYLSLEDDLLRIFGSERIQKIMDRLGMEEGEPIEHGMVTRAIGTAQKRVETRNFEIRKHLLEYDDVMNKQREIVYGMRREILEGESQEETVLEWIDEVAAATVARYAPDGTHAETWDVAGLNEALHRQFDFRLPAELDVTEMRAPEELVEEVTELAVKSYREREAQMGPEMFHRLERWIVLGLRWEDGEFRGIDQLWKDHLLSMDHLKEGIGLRGYGQRDPLTEYKKEAFDMFQEMVDRLKEVVLEQLFKVRMVREEAEPVRVAAAPAPAPRWQESHGAAGDIGAGRAPAGREVRAVNGAKVGRNDPCPCGSGKKYKKCHALMGG